The DNA sequence taaacttttttttttttaccttttatcATCATAGTTTGAAAATTTCATAAATGTTCTCTATTAttaaatttaggtttaattaagtttcaaaagttcataataaatttaaacacttttaattgattatatgtTACTTATTTTGtctattgaatatttaaaattttatattttttaattgaatattaataggttatcttttttattaattaagtgaCGTGATTATTATCGTGTAGATTATCTTGCTTACTTGTTTATgtgtattaaataaatatgaaattttcttattaatataaGAAGGATATTAAGTTTAATGTCGgataataaataacttttatagttctcaaaaaaaatgttatgagtGATGATACAAGAACtcattattttacattaatttaaatatcatcttatattaatcataaaaccttatatttcttaataaataaatgggagttttattaaaataatagttttttaacctagttaacaaaaaattaaatcagaAAAGATcaactaaaaatacaaaaatttaaatatttaatggataaaaaaattaattaaaaataactaaatttattataaactttaaatgtaattaagtcttaagtttattaaaaattagagagatattatgaaaagaaattaaaacagGGTCAAAgagatatcatttaaaaaaaaatcatgagaaactttattctttattaatatatctGGTTAAAGAGTATttttggaagaaagaagaagatgtATCAATATACGTAAAAAGTTATAGAGatggaataattgattattgtgaGGTAGAAAAGTTATGTCATCTTTAAACAAGTGTCATATTTTGTTACATATGTGGTTGGTATTTGTTATTTGATAGTTAAAATTTGTTCCCTCCATTTCTGAGTTTTTAGTGTGAGAATTCAAAGGAATCATTGGAATGTGTATGTACTCATTAATTCCATCTATGGCATAATTCTACAACTTCATTCCCTTTCAAACTTTTCACAACTTGTTTTTGCTTTGCACAATGCTTTACGCTATCAATTATTCTCTCTTTTTAAATTAAGGATTGTTTTATTTGCAAAACATAATAAGAAGTATATTCGAGAAACATGTTCATACttagtttattattatatattatttgctATGACTTTACCACTTTTGTGCTAAAGAGAATATGAAAAAGTGGTTCTCACTATCACTCAAATGTCATTCAACTTTCAACAATTATGTGCATTTTGCATAACTTCAATGCATGGAATGAAAATATCCCTTTGCCCCCACTTCACTATAAATTCtcctctaattaattaaaaaataatgcaaaagttatttataatttgtaactgtttaaattaaattatattgtaGAATCTCTATgcttacaaaaaaataatatagaatattttttattaattacatacTGCATTAAACACTTTAGACGGGtcttttaagaaaaattcataatactaatattgttggaagtctcacatcgattataaataagacaaattcataatatataagtgagtgtaaTTCTCACCTTATAAGTCGGCTTATGAGacttgagttaggcttaaatcCCACCATTTAACATATTAGAGTACTTAGAGTCTTTATATTTAGAGTGTACAAATACCTCAACTTAATTTAAagtacatatgtatatatatatggttgCAAACCTCACCTACCAGGATGaagttgaatttaatttatataaggaatttttcaaaatcttaatagtgtatttattagttttattttcattttttttcaatttaatgtgagatataaaaatttgtacctaaatttcaagaaattttttcacaaaatattgtattttaatctttaaaacataatttttgagATTTCTTTTAACGGGATAAGGAATGGAATGAACTTGTGTGAGACTTTTATTTGCATTTTCTATCCGTCTTTTTTCAAGTAAAATCGATTAAcaagattttttaattaaaacatatatttatttttcctttattttctcattgataaaaaatattgtatccATGTATGAACTTAATATTACTTCACTAGttaataagaattttatttctttttatagaaataagatttatattattaaatatttttaaacaattaaaaaataatattattgattcaatcaaattttaatttcttatttgtaaatattgaaTCATAAATCAATATCTTTACTAGTTTAATAACTTATTCATGTAAATAATGTATAGTTTTTACATATCGATAGTTTCCATtgcatattaatttaatttagactTAGCTTATGAGATGCGACATccttaaaaacatttttaaaaagaaaagaaagtttaCACAATCTTTTGGAAAGGAAGCCGTAGGTTTCTTGTAAGTTGAGGAAGGCACATAGTATTTAGATTAAttcactaattttatttttattttatttataaagaaaaggTGTATTTAATTCCTGTCCCCTTCTTTGCTTCTTTTGGAGCATTAAGGATAAATTATGTCTGTCTTTAAAAGCCTCAATTCGacactttgttaaaaaaaatcttatttcagttttttaacttttctttttctcactttcttttaaggaaaataataataataaaaattctttatttttatgacaATTTATAAAAGGATTGAGTAATAGTGATGTGTAAAAACCAGTTTTAAAGGTTATGCTTTATTTTAGGAATCTAACACCAACAGCTACCAATATATAGGCAAAAGACTCCAACTTTGAAATATTGAGTACTTTTTGGTATTTAAAGGCTATTTTATATTAAGGAAACATTTTTTTGAGCAGTTATACAAAACACATTTGAAAAAACTTATTAATACATAAATTGTGTTTAATAAGTCATTTCaagtaaattataataagttatttctttagttaaattaaattttgtttgattgaaaTAGATGTGTTTCATAGACATGTTAATCACTTTTTAAGCTACAGAGCATTTAAATCTATAATTTAAtgtttactaatttttttttttctcacttgtACCTCAACACTTTAATAAAAAGATTCATTCGACGttattctctattttaattagtagtatataaaaaatgtgataCGATTGATTAATTTGTCATATGTAAATGAGTTGAAAAATTTTATTCACTCAtcaatatcttttattatatatatatatatatatatatatatatatatatatatatatatatatatatatatatatatatatatatattaatcatgtaatttttttttaagttttattgattaattgagatctctaataaaataaatgaaaaagttattatttttatatgtcaaattaatttatcctaattaataattaaaatctaattataatattgtggtgtatctaatttttaaataatatactaaaaaagatttttatattaatttttaatattaaaaaagttcaaaatgaatGTACGGACTAAAATAGATCACCATAACTTACTTATTTAGTGAGCTCCAAACCGATGTGTTTAAGAGAAATTTAtgttacattttaaaatatcaattttactttttaaaatataattatttattatatttttaaaaattgttcattatttttgtaaatttttgtataaaatgtcTATATctattcttctcttttttttatttatcaataattattctctcatctttttttatatatttcattctatttttaataaatataattttattttatatattaacttaataatattatattatcatcacttactaatataatatcacgtatatttaaaaagtgTGTACATATCGGCGCGAGATGTGAATTGTGTATGTAActtgatatttatgtttgataaattcattatataattaatatgattttgaagcttttgaaaaaaaaaaactttgcagAATGCTTACGAAATGAATTAATTCTTCCATAAACCTTTTCAAGACCTATCTAACTTTTCTTTCCCATTAACATCTTTATTTAAACAGTATTTTGTTGATTCACGagaaaattatactattttgttagattaacagaataaaaaaagaactaTTTATCAGgtcaaatacaattttttttaaaactcaaaCTAAACTATTCTGATCAGTTCATTAATTGTATCAACATAAAAGCATTGATAACTAAAGTtcttcatagaaaaaaaaaatctcttatattatcttattatcatattataattttgatttgttaATTGAAAGGTATTTCAAAAGTTGTTACCATTATTTAGTCTTTTACACTTGaatttttacatatttgttaattttgtttctccaattattatgaaaaacagATAAAACATACTTAATTGTTATCAGTGAATTTAAAGAATTTCTCATTTATAGACACGGTAAATCAAagacttaaacaaaaataatttaaaagatatctTACTGCATCATAATTAACACTGTGAATCAAGATTTAGAACTTTCCTAAATAATATTGTTTGTATCAAATGTCTCATTGTGTTTCAAATAACTCCCTttctatatattaaattaaataggtaacatgttttaaaaatagtctaagtatgagttaaaatttttacattggatataatatataaaattaaatattatataagataaaagacccataaatatattatcttaaaattttgagataaaaataatgtcaaatattttatatatactttatatatatataaaatcataatttctCGATGActataaaatatcaaacataATCCATCGGATGTAAGAATATATAATGTAAGAAAAgtttataacattaataatagaCATGTAAGAATAAAGTGGAGGCAATAGTACTGTTCTGACAAAGGAATTGTATGAATGCCAAGGATATCTATAGCTGCAAAAGTCCTGTTTCAGAAACAGAAGAAGGCCTGTGATAATTTTCTACTTCTTTTTCtgaaacaaaacacacaaaaaataaaaataaaaatgttatccCAAAAGTGATCTAAAAATATGCATGTGCTTTTCTCCTTTTGGCTTCATTTTTTCCCCTTTTTATTAATGttagaatatatattattatagtttttaatttatgtcaCAATAGTTTGAGCTTTTTCATTGTtgaaaatttaagtttttcactTGAATTTTTCATAACACTCgctataaaagaaataagacaTCTGAAATATGATGTAAGAATTAAGATAACTAATGTGAGAAAATTATTGAATGGAACATTGGAAACcaattactaaaatatatttatagttagAAACAGGAATCAAATTACATGCAAAAGATTTGAGCACATTAATTAACATATACATAGACTCATTCTCTTCTTCCTGAATGTACCATCTGCATTAATCAACCATAAGACATGCAGAGATTAAGAAGCTATATTATATCTCTATCTAATCAACTTTTccattcatatttttcttttctccctGACCCCACTAAGTGTAACTCCAAaacaatccaaaaaaaaaacaacaaccaaaTTTAACATAACATCATTGTCCTTTTCCCCTCCCTATCACAATTCTATGTcgaaattaatttgtttatcaaCTAACTCTAGGATACTAATGTATCCACCTACATTTCCACTGTCATCTTCAATGGCAATATTGAGATCCAAAGAGAGGATAGAAAAACTCTCATCATTCGTGTTCTCTTTCCTTTGGTTTTCAGATGATGTTTTTCTCACTGGAGATCTTGACTTTGGCGAAGAGAAGCTTTCACAACAGAAAATGACAATGGCATCTTTGAGAGGAACAGATTCACCACAAGGAAGTGTTATCCTTCCACTTTGAATTGCTTGCTTTAGACCCTTTTGAGAAAAGTAATCAACTTGATCCAAGTCTTCCAAGAAGAAGACCCTGTGAGGGTTCTCATTCACTGCTTCTCCGAATCTTTGAACATAAGTGCTTTTCAACTCTTCTCTTGGCCTCTTCCTTTTGGACTTTTCATCACTGGAATCATCCTCTGGGGAAGAGAAATTGCTCATGCCAATTGTGACAAAGTTACTGTAAGACCCAAAAACAACTTTAGCTAACTCCCTTGAGATGCTCTCTTTCGCTTCACAATTCACACCAAGAAACAACATCCATGTTTCTTGATTGTCCTCTCTCTTCACCGAGAgcttctctctttttctcattcCTGATCTACAGTGAAGAACCGTACTTGCAATCTCTGGAATAACTTCTTTATGCTGTGGAACCTTTTTCTCCAAGGCATCACAAAGAATCTTATGATTCTCATCATTAGGTTCCTTGAACATTTCAGTGCTTTCCAAACCCTCCACTGCTTCACTTGAAGAAGCTGAGTTGGGGCTTGAGTTAGGATTTGACAAAAGATCTGGTTTAGGAACATCTCTATCTGGCATGAACATTATGAAACTGCTGTCATAACCATCATCGCCACTTTCACTGTATAGCTCACATTCTTTTGCCGACTTTTCTGATTCACAAATGATAGGCCAATTTAGGTGGCTGTGATGGAAGCTAGACTTTCTTTCAAGTGAAGAAACAGAAGTGGGAGAAGAAGGAGATgatgaaacaagaaaaaatggTTTCTCAAAAACCGAAGGGTGTCTGTGTATTGAGTTGCACACTGAATTCCATTTCTTGCACAGATCTTTAAGCTTTGCATTTTCCTGTTTCAGATAGAAGAAGAATAAGTCagcatgttataaaaaaaattgataaatatttgataatgtgTGGTTATTAACTATGATACAAACCTGAACTTCCAATGTGTCACTTTTCTCTTCCTTACAGTTTTGAAGCCAAGTTGGCAAGTTACTGGTAGTGATAGTGCAAACTTTCTTGCTTACACTGTTAACTATGCTTTGagcttctttttcaaaatttattgagCAATCCCTGCAACAAGTTAGATTGCTTTGAACTCTTTCTGCTACATCTTCAAAAGCAGCATCCTTGGAAAATGCCTTGCTTCTTTCTTTAGCTTGAAAACCACTGAAGAAAAAACACATGAGAGAAGTTACTACAACAGAACAAGTAAAAAAGTCTAAGCCAGAGAATAAATGAATATAGAAGAATAAAGAATTACCTATCCAAATTCAAACTCAGGCTGAGGCTTCCAACAGGAATTGTGAAGGGATGAAGCTCCCAAATAGTTTCTAGGGATGGGTGACATATTTTACACTTCATGTATGTCTTAAAAGTTGCAATCCCCATAAGCCACAGTCTACTAGactccccaccacttaccaattTTTTAATCTCCATCACCATGTGCTCCACAGAACAGTAATAGTTTGTTTTTTGCTCACAATAATTTGTCCAGAACTCAAACAACCACTTCAGATCACCCAAATAAAGAATAACCCCTCTTCCCACATAGCTCTTCACCAGGTTTCTAACCTCCATAACCTTGTGTTCAACTTCCTCCTTGCTAATGTTTCTGAAGCACATAAGAGGAAGGCTCACAAATTGCACATACCTCAACTCACCAGGAACATTCCCTACCTCAAACCTCTCCATCACCCCTCTAGCTACTCCCTCAGCAATGCTCACACTCTCCCCCACAATAACTGTGTTTCTTCTTTTCCTCACCAACTCACTCAACACACTAGTTACATCATCATTGTGAACATGGTGGTCTAAAGGCTTGAAAAATTGTCCCCCAACAAAAGGTCTAGATGGAGACACATCACCAAGAACAGCTTGATGAGGCTTAGTGCTTTCTGTGATAGGAGCCTTTTGTGAACAAACATCCATTGAAACAGCTTGTTCAACCCTGGTTTTCACAAGGGTGCTTGAGAAACCAGCTTCTCTCATGACCCTACTCACACTGGGGTCGTCGAGAATGGAAATTATGAGCTGTTCCACCTCAATCTTCAAGGCCAAGATATGCTGCTGCTGGTTCTCGATAGATCCACGGCGCTGGTGAGCCTGCGCACGTTTGAAGGCTGCAACCAAGGCATTGGAAAGTGAAGGGGAGGAATATTGAGGAGCCAAAAGAGGGCTCGAAGTGGAAGCTGGCAAACGGTTGAGTGCAACATTGAAACAAAGCTCAAGAGCCTTGCACTGAAGAGGATGAGAGTGACACTGAAGACAAGCCTTTCGGAGAAGACCTGTGGAAGTTGCAAGCATGGCACTAGCAACATGAAGAGGAGTGACTTGTGCATGACCTCTTCTTGTGGCAAGATTCACAGCTTGCTTAACAACAGTTGCAGCCTCAGGTGTAAGAGCCTGAAGCTGTATACTACAAATACCTCCTCTCATATCTTCTCAACTATATTCAAAACAACACTCAcaagagtgtgtgtgtgtgtttgtatatatatatatatagtagaaAAGGGCTAGGCTAAGATAGGAGGAGTTAATGGAGTTTTTGATCTGGTTTGAAAGATGAGGTATAGTAATAGAAACTAGAAAGAAAAGGGTGGATATGCAGATATGTATCTGTATATGGTGGTTTATACTTTGTTTGGTACACTTATAGCAACGTCTGAAAGATAGATATTGTGTGAGTTTTGTGCCTTTCTTGTCAGTGAGGgaaattttggctttttatATGAAATGAAAAACTGTGTGTTTGTAAAGGTAAGGTAAGGTAAGTAGATTATGAAAAGGTTGTGGTGATTAATATTGTAGGAAGTGCAAAATAAGTGGGAAAGTGAGAAGAAGGTTTAAAGATTATGAATGGAATAATTTGGTTTTGTTAAGAATAAGGTGGTGGAgagagaaaaagggaaaagagaAGAGTGTCTGTCTGGTTGAATGGACAGAGGAAACAGTGGTGGTGGGCTTTAGCTTTTATCTTTTATCGAGGAGAAGAGGGAATAATGCCTTGAATGATTGATGGAATAATCGCAAACCTACAAATAAAACAGATTGCATGAAAACCAATGTTgc is a window from the Vigna unguiculata cultivar IT97K-499-35 chromosome 7, ASM411807v1, whole genome shotgun sequence genome containing:
- the LOC114192285 gene encoding protein SMAX1-LIKE 3-like, which gives rise to MRGGICSIQLQALTPEAATVVKQAVNLATRRGHAQVTPLHVASAMLATSTGLLRKACLQCHSHPLQCKALELCFNVALNRLPASTSSPLLAPQYSSPSLSNALVAAFKRAQAHQRRGSIENQQQHILALKIEVEQLIISILDDPSVSRVMREAGFSSTLVKTRVEQAVSMDVCSQKAPITESTKPHQAVLGDVSPSRPFVGGQFFKPLDHHVHNDDVTSVLSELVRKRRNTVIVGESVSIAEGVARGVMERFEVGNVPGELRYVQFVSLPLMCFRNISKEEVEHKVMEVRNLVKSYVGRGVILYLGDLKWLFEFWTNYCEQKTNYYCSVEHMVMEIKKLVSGGESSRLWLMGIATFKTYMKCKICHPSLETIWELHPFTIPVGSLSLSLNLDSGFQAKERSKAFSKDAAFEDVAERVQSNLTCCRDCSINFEKEAQSIVNSVSKKVCTITTSNLPTWLQNCKEEKSDTLEVQENAKLKDLCKKWNSVCNSIHRHPSVFEKPFFLVSSSPSSPTSVSSLERKSSFHHSHLNWPIICESEKSAKECELYSESGDDGYDSSFIMFMPDRDVPKPDLLSNPNSSPNSASSSEAVEGLESTEMFKEPNDENHKILCDALEKKVPQHKEVIPEIASTVLHCRSGMRKREKLSVKREDNQETWMLFLGVNCEAKESISRELAKVVFGSYSNFVTIGMSNFSSPEDDSSDEKSKRKRPREELKSTYVQRFGEAVNENPHRVFFLEDLDQVDYFSQKGLKQAIQSGRITLPCGESVPLKDAIVIFCCESFSSPKSRSPVRKTSSENQRKENTNDESFSILSLDLNIAIEDDSGNVGGYISILELVDKQINFDIEL